From Pseudonocardia autotrophica, one genomic window encodes:
- a CDS encoding bifunctional uroporphyrinogen-III C-methyltransferase/uroporphyrinogen-III synthase translates to MTGPANTSGRIAFVGSGPGDPALLTVRARDVLAGSPLVITDPDVPEGILALAADGAEVRPAVGQPADIASDLLAEAGQGRSVARLVSGDPLTNDAVVAEALAVSASGTAFDVVPGVPASTAVPAYAGVALGSAHVEADVRAGVDWAALAASPGPVVLHATSALLADVASGLSAQGVPAETAVAITAGGTTSTQRTISSSIGKLAGDGSDLEGALVLTVGDAAGRRGELSWWESRALYGWRVLVPRTKDQAGVMSERLRMHGAIPEEVPTIAVEPPRSPAQMERSVKGLVDGRYQWVVFTSTNAVKAVWEKFAEFGLDARAFSGVKIACVGRSTAEKVREFGIEPELVPDIDEAQSSTSEGLLEIFPPYDDVLDPVDRVLLPRADIATETLSAGLQERGWEVDDVTAYRTVRAAPPPAPIREAIKTGGFDAVCFTSSSTVRNLVGIAGKPHARTLVACIGPATAETAREFGLRVDVQPEEARVPSLVDALASHTAKLRAEGNLPPPKKVKARRR, encoded by the coding sequence ATGACAGGACCTGCCAACACCTCGGGGCGGATCGCCTTCGTGGGCAGCGGACCGGGGGACCCGGCGCTGCTCACCGTGCGCGCCAGGGATGTTCTCGCCGGCTCGCCGCTGGTGATCACGGACCCGGACGTACCGGAGGGCATCCTCGCGCTCGCCGCCGACGGCGCCGAGGTGCGCCCGGCGGTCGGCCAGCCCGCCGACATCGCGAGTGACCTGCTGGCGGAGGCCGGCCAGGGCCGTTCGGTGGCCCGGCTGGTCTCCGGTGATCCGCTCACCAACGACGCGGTGGTGGCCGAGGCGCTCGCCGTCTCGGCCTCCGGGACGGCGTTCGACGTGGTGCCGGGCGTGCCCGCCTCCACCGCGGTGCCGGCCTACGCCGGTGTCGCGCTGGGCTCCGCGCACGTCGAGGCCGACGTGCGGGCCGGCGTCGACTGGGCCGCGCTCGCCGCCAGCCCGGGACCGGTCGTGCTGCACGCCACCAGTGCGCTGCTGGCCGACGTCGCGTCCGGGTTGTCCGCCCAGGGCGTGCCCGCGGAGACCGCGGTCGCGATCACCGCCGGTGGCACCACGTCCACCCAGCGGACGATCTCGTCGTCGATCGGCAAGCTGGCCGGCGACGGCAGCGACCTGGAGGGCGCGCTGGTGCTGACCGTCGGCGACGCCGCCGGTCGCCGCGGTGAGCTGTCCTGGTGGGAGTCGCGCGCGCTGTACGGCTGGCGGGTGCTGGTGCCGCGGACCAAGGACCAGGCCGGCGTGATGAGCGAGCGGCTGCGCATGCACGGTGCGATCCCGGAGGAGGTGCCGACGATCGCCGTCGAGCCGCCCCGGTCGCCCGCGCAGATGGAGCGCTCGGTGAAGGGCCTGGTCGACGGCCGCTACCAGTGGGTCGTGTTCACCTCCACCAACGCGGTGAAGGCCGTGTGGGAGAAGTTCGCCGAGTTCGGCCTGGACGCCCGCGCGTTCTCCGGCGTGAAGATCGCCTGCGTGGGCCGCTCCACCGCGGAGAAGGTCCGCGAGTTCGGCATCGAGCCGGAGCTGGTCCCGGACATCGACGAGGCCCAGTCGTCCACCTCCGAGGGGCTGCTGGAGATCTTCCCGCCGTACGACGACGTGCTGGACCCGGTCGACCGGGTGCTGCTGCCGCGCGCCGACATCGCCACCGAGACGCTGTCCGCCGGGCTGCAGGAGCGCGGCTGGGAGGTCGACGACGTGACGGCCTACCGGACCGTCCGTGCGGCCCCGCCGCCCGCGCCGATCCGTGAGGCGATCAAGACCGGCGGGTTCGACGCGGTGTGCTTCACCTCGTCGTCGACGGTGCGGAACCTGGTCGGCATCGCCGGCAAGCCGCACGCCCGCACGCTGGTCGCCTGCATCGGCCCGGCCACCGCCGAGACGGCCCGCGAGTTCGGTCTGCGGGTCGACGTGCAGCCCGAGGAGGCCCGGGTCCCGAGCCTGGTCGACGCGCTGGCGAGCCACACGGCCAAGCTGCGCGCCGAGGGCAACCTGCCGCCGCCGAAGAAGGTCAAGGCGCGCCGCCGCTGA
- the hemC gene encoding hydroxymethylbilane synthase — translation MSVLKIGTRPSKLAVAQSTTIADRLIAAGHPCELVTISTSGDRSSAPIPQLGVGVFVSQLRDALYAGEIDVAVHSYKDLPSAQPDGLTVAAVPVREDVRDALVGNGRVLGELGRGARVGTGSPRRTAQLNALGQGLEVVPIRGNVDTRIGKVRSGELDAVVIAAAGLRRLGRIDEADELIDPLQILPAPAQGALSVECRSGDTDLIAVLAGVLDDAAVRVAVTAERAVLAGLDARCDTPVGALAEVVSDLDDDGRAVDRLSLRGALGIGDIGVGDVVRASATGDMDDAEKLGAAVAHELLDLGAEDLPPAGAGGPANR, via the coding sequence GTGAGCGTTCTGAAGATCGGGACGCGCCCGTCGAAGCTGGCGGTCGCGCAGTCCACCACGATCGCCGACCGGCTGATCGCCGCCGGGCACCCGTGCGAGCTGGTCACGATCTCCACCAGTGGTGACCGCTCGTCGGCGCCGATCCCGCAGCTCGGGGTCGGGGTGTTCGTGTCCCAGCTGCGCGACGCGCTGTACGCCGGCGAGATCGACGTGGCCGTGCACTCGTACAAGGACCTGCCGAGCGCGCAGCCCGACGGGTTGACGGTCGCGGCCGTCCCGGTGCGTGAGGACGTCCGGGATGCGCTGGTCGGCAACGGCCGGGTGCTGGGGGAGCTGGGCCGTGGGGCCAGGGTCGGGACCGGGTCGCCGCGCCGTACCGCGCAGCTGAACGCGCTCGGCCAGGGGCTCGAGGTGGTGCCGATCCGGGGGAACGTGGACACCCGGATCGGGAAGGTCCGGTCCGGTGAGCTGGACGCGGTGGTCATCGCCGCGGCCGGGCTGCGCAGGCTGGGCCGCATCGACGAGGCGGACGAGCTGATCGATCCGCTGCAGATTCTGCCGGCACCCGCTCAGGGGGCGCTCTCCGTCGAGTGCCGTTCCGGCGACACCGATCTGATCGCGGTGCTGGCCGGGGTGCTCGACGACGCGGCCGTCCGGGTCGCCGTCACTGCCGAGCGGGCGGTGCTGGCCGGGCTGGACGCGCGCTGCGACACCCCGGTCGGGGCGCTGGCCGAGGTCGTCTCCGATCTCGACGACGACGGCCGGGCGGTGGACCGGCTGTCCCTGCGCGGAGCGCTGGGGATCGGGGACATCGGGGTGGGCGACGTGGTACGCGCGTCGGCCACCGGAGACATGGACGACGCAGAGAAGCTCGGGGCCGCGGTCGCGCACGAGCTTCTCGACCTGGGAGCCGAGGACCTGCCCCCCGCAGGTGCCGGTGGTCCCGCAAACCGCTGA
- a CDS encoding glutamyl-tRNA reductase: MSVLVVGLSHRSAPVEVLERLAVAPGDVPKLLEEMLDRAHVEEAVLLSTCNRIEVCAVVDAFHGGLGDVTDVLGSYAGFPIGELSDHLFVHYAGSAVQHMFQLAAGLDSMVVGESQILGQLRGAYATADESGSVGKVLHELVQQALRVGKRVHAGTGIDEAGASIVSEALRDADRELGGTGLDGARAVVVGAGAMGALAAAHLRRAGASEIVVLNRSAEGAERLAEKVREQGTAARTAPLDSLTDELRSADLLLACTGAIGHVVHADPVAEALSGGRSRPLVVCDLGLPRDVDPAVGELPGVRMVDLVTLQRRLLDVSDDAAGGSIALAHRMVEAEAQQYLAGQRSAEVTPTVTALRRRASEVVDAELLRLDSRLPDLDGRVREELSRTVRRVVDKLLHTPTVQVKRLAEGPDGDSYAAALRTLFELDPQAAAAVAAPVRGTDATVDGTDVTAALNAPLDRTPSIGSRPPEQIS, encoded by the coding sequence ATGAGCGTCCTCGTGGTCGGCCTGTCGCACCGCAGCGCGCCGGTCGAGGTGCTGGAGCGCCTCGCGGTGGCGCCGGGCGACGTGCCCAAACTACTCGAGGAGATGCTCGATCGAGCGCACGTCGAAGAGGCGGTACTGCTCTCGACCTGCAACCGGATCGAGGTCTGTGCGGTCGTGGACGCGTTCCACGGCGGCCTCGGCGACGTCACCGACGTGCTCGGCAGCTATGCCGGGTTCCCGATCGGTGAGCTGTCGGACCATCTCTTCGTGCACTACGCCGGCTCGGCAGTCCAGCACATGTTCCAGCTGGCGGCGGGCCTGGACTCGATGGTCGTGGGGGAGTCGCAGATCCTCGGCCAGCTCCGCGGGGCCTACGCCACCGCGGACGAGTCCGGCTCGGTCGGCAAGGTGCTGCACGAGCTGGTGCAGCAGGCGCTGCGGGTCGGGAAGCGGGTGCACGCCGGAACCGGGATCGACGAGGCGGGCGCCTCGATCGTCTCCGAGGCGCTGCGTGACGCCGATCGCGAGCTCGGCGGCACCGGTCTGGACGGGGCGCGTGCCGTCGTCGTCGGGGCCGGCGCGATGGGCGCGCTCGCGGCGGCGCACCTGCGCCGTGCCGGGGCGTCCGAGATCGTCGTGCTGAACCGGTCGGCCGAGGGCGCCGAGCGGCTCGCGGAGAAGGTGCGCGAGCAGGGCACCGCGGCGCGTACGGCGCCGCTGGACTCGTTGACCGACGAGCTGCGCTCGGCGGACCTGCTGCTGGCCTGCACCGGGGCGATCGGGCACGTGGTGCACGCCGACCCGGTCGCCGAGGCGCTGTCCGGCGGGCGGTCGCGGCCGCTGGTCGTCTGTGACCTGGGGCTCCCGCGCGACGTCGATCCGGCGGTGGGTGAGCTGCCCGGCGTCCGGATGGTCGACCTGGTGACCCTGCAGCGCAGGCTGCTCGACGTCTCCGACGACGCCGCCGGTGGCTCGATCGCGCTGGCCCACCGGATGGTCGAGGCGGAGGCCCAGCAGTACCTGGCCGGGCAGCGCTCGGCCGAGGTCACCCCGACCGTGACGGCGCTGCGCCGGCGCGCCTCCGAGGTCGTCGACGCCGAGCTCCTGCGCCTGGACTCGCGCCTGCCCGACCTGGACGGGCGGGTCCGTGAGGAGCTCTCGCGGACCGTCCGCCGGGTCGTCGACAAGCTGTTGCACACCCCGACGGTGCAGGTCAAGCGCCTGGCCGAGGGGCCGGACGGGGACAGCTACGCCGCCGCGCTGCGCACCCTGTTCGAACTCGACCCGCAGGCGGCCGCCGCGGTCGCCGCCCCGGTCCGCGGCACCGACGCGACCGTGGACGGCACCGACGTCACGGCCGCGCTGAACGCCCCGCTCGACCGCACGCCGTCGATCGGGTCCCGTCCCCCGGAGCAGATCTCGTGA
- a CDS encoding redox-sensing transcriptional repressor Rex gives MSLRPDTGAPSGAEADGERPVRPVPEATVSRLAVYLRVLGELREQGVETVSSEELAGASGVNSAKLRKDLSYLGSYGVRGVGYDVTSLQGRLQGELGMDHRQSVGLVGVGNLGQALAGYAGFAGRGFPVSALFDVEPDLVGIEINGIRVRHVREIPEVCAAHGVTIGMIATPGPAAQNVCDLLVEGGVQSILNFAPVLLQVPDDVEVRKVDLSVELQVLAFHVARRHIAGDVAIPADTPDGAAGATGETNGSVVSPR, from the coding sequence GTGAGTCTGCGGCCCGACACCGGTGCTCCGTCCGGCGCCGAGGCCGACGGTGAACGCCCGGTGCGCCCGGTTCCCGAGGCCACCGTCTCCCGGCTCGCCGTCTACCTGCGGGTGCTCGGCGAGCTGCGTGAGCAGGGCGTCGAGACGGTCTCCTCCGAGGAGCTCGCGGGTGCGTCCGGGGTCAACTCGGCGAAGCTCCGCAAGGACCTCTCCTACCTGGGCTCCTACGGCGTCCGCGGGGTCGGCTACGACGTCACCTCGCTGCAGGGCAGGTTGCAGGGCGAGCTCGGTATGGACCACCGGCAGTCGGTCGGCCTGGTCGGGGTGGGCAACCTCGGCCAGGCGCTCGCCGGGTACGCCGGGTTCGCCGGCCGCGGGTTCCCGGTCAGCGCCCTGTTCGACGTCGAGCCCGATCTGGTCGGCATCGAGATCAACGGCATCCGGGTCCGGCACGTCCGCGAGATCCCCGAGGTGTGTGCCGCCCACGGCGTCACGATCGGGATGATCGCGACCCCCGGACCGGCCGCGCAGAACGTCTGCGACCTGCTCGTCGAGGGCGGCGTGCAGTCCATTCTCAACTTCGCTCCGGTACTGCTTCAGGTGCCGGACGACGTCGAGGTCCGCAAGGTCGACCTGTCGGTCGAGCTCCAGGTCCTCGCGTTCCACGTGGCCCGGCGGCACATCGCCGGCGACGTGGCGATCCCGGCGGACACCCCCGACGGGGCCGCCGGCGCAACGGGCGAGACGAACGGATCGGTGGTGTCCCCGCGATGA
- a CDS encoding molybdopterin-dependent oxidoreductase: protein MTAAAPAARPGRLRATSAAVAAAALGVGAGQLVALLTGPGTGPVDAVAGRVVALTPPAIAGFATVGMGLGSRATVVAGVLIVLLVAVAGAGALSGRSDRPGTGGLVVLGLLAVLAAGTGAGAGPLDVLPGIVALVAGVSVFRRLHRLAARIPAGPVLPDGRPLRESLTRRRFLRAAGLAGAGGAAAVAGAGLLAPRLPSGRIGPARDALTARLRALAAAGRIPPAPAVPAGAQFPGGTAFATPAADFYRIDTALRVPAVDPATWALRVHGMVGRELRLTLDDLLERQLVERWVTLSCVSNEVGGDLVSTTRFTGVELAPLLAAASPDPAADQLLSTSVDGWTAGSPASLVLDPAAGALLAVAMDGEALPVEHGFPVRIVVPGLYGYVSATKWVTDIEFTTFAARADYWRVRGWAPPGPTETASRIDSPGAFASLPAGRVVVTGAAWAVPRGISRVEVGVGAPEGAGWVEAELGPVPAGGATWRMWRAELDLPAGGHTIVCRATDGEGIVQTAQQRSPLPGAATGLPARPITVT, encoded by the coding sequence ATGACGGCGGCGGCCCCGGCGGCGCGTCCCGGCCGGCTGCGCGCGACGTCGGCCGCCGTCGCCGCGGCCGCGCTCGGCGTCGGTGCCGGGCAGCTCGTCGCGTTGCTGACCGGGCCGGGTACCGGGCCGGTGGACGCGGTCGCCGGGCGGGTGGTCGCGCTGACCCCACCCGCGATCGCCGGGTTCGCGACGGTCGGGATGGGCCTGGGCAGCCGGGCGACCGTCGTCGCCGGGGTGCTGATCGTGCTGCTGGTCGCGGTCGCCGGGGCCGGGGCGCTGTCCGGGCGCTCGGACCGGCCGGGGACCGGCGGGCTGGTGGTGCTCGGCCTGCTGGCGGTGCTCGCGGCCGGGACGGGTGCCGGTGCCGGACCGCTGGACGTGCTGCCGGGGATCGTCGCGCTGGTCGCCGGGGTGAGCGTGTTCCGCAGGCTGCACCGCCTCGCCGCCCGGATCCCGGCCGGCCCGGTGCTGCCCGACGGGCGGCCGCTGCGCGAGTCGCTGACCCGTCGCCGGTTCCTGCGGGCGGCCGGCCTGGCCGGTGCGGGTGGGGCCGCCGCGGTGGCGGGCGCCGGGCTGCTCGCCCCGCGGCTGCCGTCCGGCCGGATCGGGCCGGCCCGGGACGCGCTCACCGCGCGGCTGCGGGCACTCGCCGCGGCGGGCCGGATCCCGCCTGCCCCGGCGGTGCCGGCCGGGGCGCAGTTCCCCGGCGGGACCGCGTTCGCGACGCCGGCCGCGGACTTCTACCGGATCGACACCGCCCTGCGGGTGCCCGCGGTGGATCCGGCGACGTGGGCGCTGCGGGTGCACGGGATGGTCGGCCGCGAGCTGCGGCTGACCCTCGACGACCTGCTGGAACGACAGCTCGTCGAACGCTGGGTGACGCTGTCCTGCGTCTCCAACGAGGTCGGCGGTGACCTGGTGTCGACCACCCGCTTCACCGGCGTCGAGCTGGCGCCGCTGCTCGCCGCGGCGTCCCCGGATCCGGCCGCCGATCAGCTGCTGTCGACGTCGGTCGACGGCTGGACGGCGGGCAGCCCCGCGTCGCTGGTGCTGGACCCGGCGGCCGGTGCGCTGCTCGCGGTGGCGATGGACGGCGAGGCGCTGCCGGTCGAGCACGGCTTCCCGGTGCGGATCGTGGTGCCCGGCCTCTACGGCTACGTCTCGGCGACCAAGTGGGTCACCGACATCGAGTTCACGACGTTCGCCGCGCGCGCCGACTACTGGCGGGTGCGCGGCTGGGCGCCGCCCGGGCCCACCGAGACGGCGTCCCGGATCGACTCGCCGGGGGCCTTCGCGAGCCTCCCGGCCGGCCGGGTCGTGGTCACCGGGGCGGCCTGGGCGGTGCCGCGCGGGATCTCCCGGGTGGAGGTCGGCGTCGGGGCCCCCGAGGGCGCCGGATGGGTGGAGGCCGAGCTCGGCCCGGTCCCGGCGGGCGGGGCGACCTGGCGGATGTGGCGGGCCGAGCTGGACCTGCCCGCGGGCGGGCACACGATCGTCTGCCGGGCGACCGATGGCGAGGGGATCGTGCAGACCGCGCAGCAGCGCTCGCCGCTCCCGGGGGCGGCGACCGGCCTGCCCGCGCGGCCGATCACCGTGACCTGA
- a CDS encoding glutaredoxin family protein, producing the protein MSARVRLLTRAGCHLCEEAAEVLRRVCAETGTGWDVLDVDSDPDLRAEYGDQVPVVLLDGREHDSFRVDEARLRADLAAG; encoded by the coding sequence GTGAGCGCCCGCGTGCGGCTGCTGACCCGGGCCGGCTGCCACCTCTGCGAGGAGGCCGCCGAGGTGCTGCGCCGGGTGTGCGCCGAGACCGGCACCGGATGGGACGTGCTGGACGTCGACTCCGATCCCGACCTGCGCGCCGAGTACGGCGACCAGGTCCCGGTGGTGCTGCTCGACGGGCGGGAGCACGACTCCTTCCGGGTCGACGAGGCGAGACTGCGGGCCGACCTGGCCGCCGGATGA